A window of Jannaschia sp. M317 contains these coding sequences:
- a CDS encoding NUDIX hydrolase, whose product MIPRLGTPPRPDATYRLRPGAYAVLLHRGRVLLTEQTLSGRTELQLPGGGIDPGEAPLPALHREVFEETGHRCAILRRVGAYRRFTWMPEYGFHAEKLCTIYAGLAGPRLGPPSEPGHRAIWLAPDKAGARLANACDRAYLSRALRLL is encoded by the coding sequence ATGATCCCACGTCTCGGCACCCCGCCCCGTCCAGACGCGACCTATCGCCTGCGCCCTGGGGCCTATGCCGTGTTGCTGCACCGTGGACGAGTTTTGCTGACCGAGCAGACCCTCAGCGGGCGGACGGAACTGCAACTGCCCGGCGGCGGCATTGATCCGGGCGAGGCCCCCCTGCCCGCGCTGCACCGCGAGGTTTTCGAGGAAACGGGCCACCGCTGCGCCATCCTGCGCCGCGTCGGGGCCTATCGACGGTTCACCTGGATGCCGGAATACGGGTTCCACGCCGAGAAACTCTGCACGATCTACGCGGGCCTGGCCGGGCCCCGCCTGGGCCCACCGTCAGAGCCAGGGCATCGCGCGATTTGGCTTGCCCCGGACAAGGCAGGCGCCCGGCTGGCCAACGCCTGCGACCGGGCCTACCTGAGCCGGGCGCTGCGTCTGTTGTGA
- a CDS encoding PP2C family protein-serine/threonine phosphatase yields MDAIAPALPPPSIKTVRPCVLIVDDSASQRQLLSVVLSRIGLDVITAASGEQALSICSGPDGHRIRIVISDWQMTGMDGPEFCRAFRMLRGDDFAYFILLTSRTDPQAKTLGLEAGADDFVTRPVDMGELRARIHTGRRILHMHEVLLHRNHEVQTTLRDLQLLQDGINRDLDEARKLQRDFLPPDRHRAVGSDISLRLLTCNQIGGDLVGYFAISPEEIALYSIDVSGHGIASALLTGRLAELFSTRAPHRNIAFPPDGSGAKSPEQVMTQLNDFMLQQLSTDIYFTAVLAYVNLIDGSMRFCQAGHPHPMIRRVDGRVETLGDGGPPVGLIPGATFEVSTGQLNSGDVLIAYSDGLTECVDTWGDMLEEEGLMDLVASASAEPEAAIAHIEAGLVRHAGIQGFDDDISMVIMRFEPPPTLAVAAE; encoded by the coding sequence ATGGACGCCATTGCCCCCGCCTTGCCGCCGCCGTCGATCAAGACGGTCCGGCCCTGTGTCCTGATCGTGGACGACAGCGCGTCCCAGCGACAGCTGCTGTCCGTCGTTCTGTCACGCATCGGCCTGGACGTGATCACTGCGGCCAGTGGGGAACAGGCCCTGTCGATCTGCAGCGGGCCCGATGGGCACCGCATCCGGATCGTCATCAGCGACTGGCAGATGACCGGCATGGACGGTCCCGAATTCTGCCGCGCCTTCCGGATGCTGCGCGGCGATGATTTTGCCTATTTCATCTTGCTGACCTCGCGCACCGATCCGCAGGCCAAGACCCTGGGCCTGGAGGCGGGGGCCGACGATTTCGTCACCCGCCCGGTCGACATGGGAGAGTTGCGCGCGCGCATTCACACCGGGCGGCGCATCCTGCACATGCATGAGGTGTTGTTGCACCGCAATCATGAGGTGCAGACGACCCTGCGCGATCTGCAACTGCTGCAGGACGGAATCAATCGCGACCTGGACGAGGCGCGCAAGTTGCAACGTGATTTCCTGCCGCCAGATCGGCATCGGGCGGTCGGATCGGATATTTCGCTTCGTCTGCTGACCTGCAACCAGATCGGCGGCGACCTGGTCGGCTATTTCGCCATCTCGCCCGAGGAAATCGCGCTCTATTCCATCGACGTCTCGGGCCATGGCATCGCCTCGGCGCTGCTTACGGGGCGCCTGGCGGAGCTGTTCTCGACCCGCGCGCCGCATCGCAACATCGCCTTTCCGCCCGACGGCTCGGGTGCGAAATCGCCGGAACAGGTGATGACGCAGCTCAACGATTTCATGCTGCAGCAGCTGTCGACGGACATCTATTTCACCGCCGTTCTGGCCTATGTGAACCTGATCGATGGGTCGATGCGGTTCTGCCAGGCCGGACATCCACACCCGATGATCCGCCGTGTCGACGGGCGCGTCGAAACCCTGGGGGACGGCGGGCCGCCCGTCGGATTGATCCCCGGCGCCACGTTCGAGGTCTCTACCGGGCAGCTGAATTCCGGGGATGTCCTGATTGCCTATTCCGACGGGCTGACCGAATGCGTCGACACCTGGGGCGACATGCTGGAGGAGGAGGGGCTGATGGACCTGGTCGCCAGCGCCAGCGCAGAACCGGAGGCGGCGATTGCCCATATCGAGGCCGGATTGGTTCGGCACGCGGGCATCCAGGGATTCGACGACGATATCTCAATGGTGATCATGCGGTTTGAGCCGCCCCCCACCCTGGCCGTCGCAGCGGAATAG
- a CDS encoding Hsp33 family molecular chaperone HslO, with translation MTDATTQIWDDTVLPFQLDAADIRGRVARLDGVLEQVLAQHDYPPAIEALVAEMSLLTALIGQTIDLRWKLSLQVRGDGPARLIATDYYGPTKDGAPARIRAYASFDADRLEPEAAVPFTQIGKGYFAILIDQGEGTTPYQGITPIAGGSLSSCAETYFAQSEQIPTRFALAYGRSTLPGQGEQWRAGGVMLQHMPKASPFAKDGASGEAGLLTASDILDADDSENWTRANVLLDTTEEMELIGPTVAPTDLLLRLFHEEAPRVFDPQPVRFGCSCSADKVRQSLSIYSARDIGTMTTDEGIVTADCQFCGAHYTFDPQTLGFEATKEPDDA, from the coding sequence ATGACCGATGCCACGACCCAAATCTGGGACGATACCGTCCTGCCGTTTCAACTCGATGCTGCCGATATCCGGGGCCGCGTGGCCCGTCTTGATGGCGTGCTCGAACAGGTTCTGGCGCAGCACGACTATCCGCCCGCAATCGAGGCGCTGGTCGCGGAGATGTCCTTGCTGACCGCGTTGATCGGGCAAACCATCGACCTGCGCTGGAAGCTGTCGCTTCAGGTGCGGGGCGACGGGCCTGCGCGGCTGATCGCGACCGATTACTATGGCCCCACCAAGGACGGGGCCCCGGCCCGTATCCGGGCCTATGCCAGTTTCGACGCCGACCGGTTGGAGCCGGAGGCAGCGGTTCCCTTCACCCAGATCGGCAAGGGGTATTTCGCGATCCTGATCGACCAGGGCGAAGGCACGACCCCCTACCAGGGTATCACGCCCATCGCGGGCGGTAGCCTGTCGTCCTGCGCCGAGACCTATTTCGCGCAGTCCGAACAGATCCCGACCCGGTTCGCGCTGGCCTATGGCCGGTCCACCCTGCCGGGCCAGGGCGAGCAGTGGCGCGCCGGTGGCGTGATGTTGCAGCACATGCCAAAAGCCTCGCCCTTTGCGAAGGATGGGGCCAGCGGAGAGGCGGGTCTGCTGACCGCCTCCGACATCCTGGATGCGGACGACAGCGAAAACTGGACCCGCGCCAACGTCCTGCTGGATACCACCGAAGAGATGGAGCTGATCGGGCCCACCGTCGCGCCCACCGACCTGTTGCTGCGGCTGTTTCACGAAGAGGCGCCGCGCGTGTTTGATCCCCAACCGGTGCGGTTCGGGTGCAGCTGTTCGGCGGACAAGGTCCGGCAGAGCCTGTCGATCTATTCAGCGCGCGACATCGGCACCATGACCACGGACGAAGGCATCGTCACCGCCGATTGTCAGTTCTGCGGGGCGC